A single Anatilimnocola floriformis DNA region contains:
- a CDS encoding 3-keto-disaccharide hydrolase — translation MKCLAWFALIALSLTASLRAEDNLLAGGDLTKNWETKGNWILDADSVVTLKPRQGESGWTRYDSYLWLKGAEYQDFEIDFEYKVQKGGNSGFYFHVGNVKEPVSTGVEVQIYDSHGKAADAKLTDHDSGGVIPGLPPTKNTAKAANEWNRFVITVKGDKVTIQLNGETVNEVDLKNDKLKTRPATGAIGFQDHGLPLALRNIKIKKL, via the coding sequence ATGAAATGCCTCGCTTGGTTCGCCCTCATCGCCCTTTCCCTCACTGCCTCCCTTCGCGCCGAGGACAACCTGCTCGCCGGCGGCGACCTGACGAAGAATTGGGAGACGAAGGGAAATTGGATTCTCGACGCCGACAGCGTCGTCACACTCAAGCCGCGGCAGGGTGAGAGCGGCTGGACACGCTACGACTCTTATCTGTGGTTGAAGGGGGCCGAGTATCAGGATTTTGAAATCGATTTTGAATACAAAGTGCAGAAGGGTGGCAACAGCGGGTTTTATTTTCACGTCGGCAATGTGAAGGAACCGGTGTCGACCGGCGTTGAAGTGCAGATCTACGATTCGCACGGCAAAGCCGCCGATGCCAAGTTGACCGACCACGACAGCGGCGGTGTGATCCCCGGCCTGCCGCCGACGAAGAACACGGCCAAGGCTGCCAACGAATGGAACCGCTTCGTCATCACCGTGAAGGGGGACAAAGTCACGATCCAACTCAACGGCGAAACGGTCAACGAAGTCGATCTGAAAAACGACAAACTGAAAACCCGCCCCGCCACCGGCGCGATCGGTTTTCAAGACCACGGTTTGCCGCTGGCGCTGCGGAATATCAAGATCAAGAAGTTGTAG
- a CDS encoding DUF1501 domain-containing protein: MSLSTRCSGPTTRRSFLQAGAVGLSGLGLTDLLRLKAAAAKGGNDPDTSVIFLWLPGGPPHMETFDMKPDAPEDYRGIFRPIHTNVPGIDICEHLPQLAKIADKYTLIRSIAHNFADHGGGHKRFMTARDPKQPDGFVNDYPAVGSMIARMREHIDRGLPNYICGTDNGRQQIDTFSLGTAYLGQQYAPFPIPGDPSAKDFKIQNVSLAADMEDRLTDRSRLLQGLDKMQRQVDTAGSMHAIDEFSTKALSMLTSPKAREAFDISKEPESIKDRYGRHAWGHRALMARRLVEAGCSFVTMVLENPYVSGVSFLKQGTYNWDSHAVNCHLFDDSLVRFPIFDKVIAALIQDLYEKGLDKKVLLVVTGEFGRTPRISNVVGSQTGVMQPGRDHWPGAMSVLVSGGGLRMGKIVGATNTKGEYPVDTPLTPNDLWATMLKHLGINQNHNFIDHQGRPMPLLPYGAPIADLG; this comes from the coding sequence ATGTCGTTAAGCACACGTTGCTCTGGTCCTACGACTCGCCGTTCGTTCTTGCAGGCCGGCGCGGTCGGTTTGAGCGGTTTGGGCCTGACCGATTTGCTGCGTTTGAAAGCAGCGGCGGCGAAGGGGGGCAACGATCCCGATACCTCGGTCATTTTCCTGTGGTTGCCCGGTGGGCCGCCGCACATGGAAACGTTCGACATGAAGCCGGACGCGCCCGAGGACTATCGCGGCATCTTTCGGCCGATTCATACGAACGTGCCGGGCATCGACATTTGCGAACATCTGCCGCAGCTCGCCAAGATTGCCGACAAGTACACGCTGATCCGCTCGATCGCGCACAACTTTGCCGATCATGGCGGCGGTCACAAACGGTTTATGACCGCCCGCGATCCGAAGCAGCCTGATGGTTTTGTGAATGACTATCCCGCCGTCGGTTCGATGATCGCCCGGATGCGCGAGCACATCGATCGCGGCTTGCCGAACTACATTTGCGGCACCGATAACGGTCGGCAACAGATCGATACCTTCAGCCTGGGGACTGCCTATCTCGGTCAACAGTACGCGCCGTTTCCTATTCCTGGCGATCCGAGTGCAAAAGACTTCAAGATTCAAAACGTGTCGCTCGCCGCTGACATGGAAGATCGCCTGACCGATCGCTCGCGGCTGCTGCAAGGCCTCGACAAAATGCAGCGGCAGGTCGACACGGCAGGCAGCATGCACGCCATCGATGAGTTCAGCACCAAAGCGCTGAGCATGCTCACCAGCCCCAAGGCCCGCGAAGCCTTCGATATTTCCAAAGAGCCCGAGTCGATCAAAGATCGCTACGGCCGGCACGCCTGGGGACATCGCGCGTTGATGGCCCGGCGACTGGTCGAAGCCGGCTGCTCGTTTGTGACGATGGTCCTCGAGAACCCTTACGTTTCCGGCGTGTCGTTCCTCAAGCAAGGGACGTACAACTGGGACTCGCACGCGGTCAACTGTCACTTGTTCGACGACTCGCTGGTGCGGTTTCCGATCTTCGACAAAGTCATCGCCGCGCTCATTCAAGACCTGTATGAGAAAGGTCTCGACAAGAAAGTGCTGCTCGTCGTCACCGGCGAATTCGGTCGCACGCCGCGCATCAGCAACGTGGTCGGTTCGCAAACGGGCGTGATGCAGCCGGGCCGCGATCACTGGCCGGGCGCGATGAGCGTGCTGGTTTCCGGTGGTGGCCTGCGGATGGGCAAGATCGTCGGTGCGACGAACACCAAGGGCGAATATCCCGTCGACACGCCCCTTACGCCGAACGACTTGTGGGCCAC